In one Pseudomonas sp. Bout1 genomic region, the following are encoded:
- a CDS encoding polyamine ABC transporter substrate-binding protein, whose product MHKAVIALFSAVLLASTPLSQAADDPGNTLRIYNWADYIGEHTLADFEKATGIKVIYDTYDSYETVQGKLLSGRSGYDLVVLNASLVPLLIKAKAFQPLNKTLLPDWNNLDPQVLKSLETHDPGVTYSAPYTWGSNGVTYNIDKIKERMPDAPIGSLAMIFDPKIISRFADCGITFIDSPTDMIPLALTYLGLDPNSVAPKDLKAAQDVLMAVRPYIRKFDSSGFINGLANGELCMATTWSGDYATSQARATEAGAKVNMGYFIPKEGSLIWFDNFYIPADAPHVANAHKFIEFLLQPAVIAGVSNTTHYANSNLASKPLLDASVRDNPAIYPDAATMQRLFTQKSQSQAAVRLITRTWNAVKTGK is encoded by the coding sequence ATGCATAAAGCCGTTATCGCCCTGTTCAGCGCTGTCTTGCTTGCATCAACGCCTCTCAGCCAGGCCGCTGACGACCCAGGCAACACCTTGCGCATCTACAACTGGGCCGATTACATCGGGGAACACACCCTCGCCGACTTCGAGAAGGCCACCGGCATCAAGGTGATCTACGACACCTACGACTCTTACGAAACCGTGCAAGGCAAGCTGCTCTCGGGGCGCTCGGGTTATGACCTGGTGGTGCTCAATGCTTCACTCGTGCCGCTGCTGATCAAGGCCAAAGCCTTTCAGCCCCTCAATAAAACACTGCTGCCCGACTGGAACAACCTCGACCCGCAAGTGCTTAAAAGCCTGGAAACCCACGACCCGGGCGTGACCTATTCGGCGCCCTACACCTGGGGTAGCAACGGCGTGACCTACAACATCGACAAGATCAAGGAGCGCATGCCGGATGCACCCATCGGTTCGCTGGCGATGATTTTCGATCCCAAGATCATTTCGCGCTTCGCCGATTGCGGCATCACCTTCATCGACTCCCCCACCGACATGATCCCGCTGGCCCTGACCTACCTCGGCCTGGACCCGAACAGTGTGGCGCCCAAAGACCTCAAGGCCGCCCAGGATGTGCTGATGGCGGTGCGCCCCTACATTCGAAAATTCGACTCCAGTGGGTTTATCAACGGCCTGGCCAACGGCGAGCTGTGCATGGCCACCACTTGGTCCGGCGATTACGCCACCTCCCAGGCCCGGGCGACGGAAGCCGGGGCCAAGGTCAACATGGGTTACTTCATCCCCAAGGAAGGCTCGCTGATCTGGTTCGATAACTTTTACATCCCGGCCGACGCCCCCCATGTGGCGAATGCCCACAAGTTCATCGAATTCCTCCTGCAGCCCGCGGTGATCGCCGGTGTCAGCAACACCACTCACTACGCCAACAGCAACCTGGCCTCCAAGCCCTTGCTCGACGCCTCGGTTCGCGACAACCCGGCCATCTACCCCGACGCGGCAACGATGCAGCGCTTGTTCACCCAGAAAAGCCAGTCCCAGGCCGCCGTGCGCCTGATCACCCGTACCTGGAATGCCGTGAAGACCGGCAAGTGA
- a CDS encoding DUF1543 domain-containing protein: protein MLFVVMLGGKHPRAKIEVHDVVFAVADTLEAAYPQLREGWFGSQKGVHIDSWMTVDGIDGWKVQLSHLAPNAGAPRLYFINLGGYESNIFGEAHHYVLVVARTPKEAATQGKRQMLSHWSQSHTDGVLDIDDCLPIDLVDGRYIHLEQGAHRPVVTQNDYIVLP from the coding sequence ATGCTGTTTGTGGTCATGCTTGGGGGCAAGCATCCCCGGGCGAAAATCGAAGTGCACGACGTGGTCTTTGCCGTCGCCGACACCCTGGAAGCCGCCTACCCGCAACTGCGCGAGGGCTGGTTTGGCAGCCAGAAAGGTGTGCATATCGATTCGTGGATGACGGTCGACGGCATCGACGGCTGGAAAGTCCAACTCAGCCACCTGGCGCCTAACGCCGGGGCACCACGCCTGTATTTCATCAACCTGGGCGGCTATGAATCGAACATCTTTGGCGAAGCCCATCACTACGTGCTGGTGGTTGCGCGAACGCCTAAGGAAGCCGCAACCCAAGGCAAACGACAGATGCTCTCGCACTGGAGCCAATCCCATACCGACGGCGTGCTGGATATCGACGACTGCCTGCCCATCGACTTGGTAGACGGCCGTTATATTCACCTGGAGCAAGGCGCACACCGCCCCGTCGTCACGCAAAACGACTACATCGTGCTGCCCTGA
- a CDS encoding aldo/keto reductase, with product MRTIDLAGVPVPVIGQGTWRMGENPAQRSAEVAALQLGIDEGLTLIDTAEMYGEGGAEEVVGEAIRGKRDQVFLVSKVYPHNASRKGVPRACEASLQRLGTDYIDLYLLHWRGQYPLEETVEAFERLREAGKIGRWGVSNFDVADLQELASSACATNQVLYNIEERGIEFDLLPWWQQHNLPLMAYCPIAQGGELLASPTLKQIARRHEVTPAQVSLAWVLRQDGVIAIPKAVTPEHVRLNAAAAKLVLDEHDLDAIDRVFGAPKRKHPLAMV from the coding sequence ATGCGCACCATTGATCTGGCCGGCGTCCCCGTCCCTGTCATCGGCCAAGGGACCTGGCGCATGGGCGAAAATCCCGCCCAACGCAGCGCCGAGGTGGCCGCGTTGCAACTGGGCATCGACGAGGGCTTGACCCTGATCGATACCGCTGAAATGTATGGCGAGGGCGGCGCCGAAGAGGTCGTCGGCGAGGCGATTCGAGGCAAGCGTGACCAGGTGTTCCTGGTCAGCAAGGTGTACCCGCACAACGCCAGCCGCAAAGGTGTTCCACGGGCCTGTGAAGCCAGTCTCCAGCGCCTTGGCACCGACTACATCGACCTGTATCTATTGCACTGGCGTGGCCAATATCCGCTTGAAGAAACAGTGGAGGCCTTCGAACGCCTGCGCGAGGCGGGCAAGATCGGTCGTTGGGGCGTGTCCAACTTTGATGTGGCCGACCTGCAAGAACTGGCTTCCTCGGCCTGTGCCACCAATCAAGTGCTCTACAACATCGAAGAGCGCGGTATCGAATTCGACTTGCTGCCGTGGTGGCAGCAACACAATTTGCCATTGATGGCCTATTGCCCCATCGCCCAGGGCGGCGAGCTGTTGGCCAGCCCGACGCTCAAGCAGATTGCCCGTCGTCACGAGGTCACACCGGCCCAGGTTTCCCTGGCCTGGGTATTGCGTCAGGACGGTGTGATCGCCATTCCCAAGGCTGTGACGCCCGAGCATGTGCGGCTCAACGCTGCGGCGGCGAAGCTGGTGCTGGATGAGCACGACCTGGACGCGATTGACCGGGTGTTTGGTGCGCCCAAACGCAAGCATCCGCTGGCGATGGTCTAG
- a CDS encoding Hcp family type VI secretion system effector — translation MPTPAYLSITGTKQGLITAGTFTQDSVGNIYQEGHEDQILVEAFQHQVIIPRDPQSGQPTGQRVHKPLMISKVFDKSSPLLFSALTSGEMVKCRLEWYRTSSAGTQEHYFTIELEDAILVDIQSRMPNCQDPNNAHFTHLEDVYFTYRKIVWTHEVSGTSGSDDWRSPVAG, via the coding sequence ATGCCAACACCCGCGTATCTCTCCATCACCGGCACCAAGCAAGGCTTGATTACGGCTGGCACGTTCACCCAGGACTCGGTCGGCAACATCTATCAGGAAGGTCACGAAGACCAGATCCTGGTAGAGGCATTCCAGCATCAAGTGATCATCCCCCGTGACCCGCAATCCGGTCAGCCCACCGGCCAACGCGTGCACAAACCGCTGATGATCAGCAAGGTCTTCGATAAGTCTTCGCCACTGCTGTTCAGCGCATTGACCTCAGGAGAGATGGTCAAGTGCCGCCTTGAGTGGTACCGCACCTCTTCCGCCGGCACCCAGGAGCACTACTTCACCATCGAGTTGGAAGACGCGATTTTGGTGGACATCCAGTCACGGATGCCCAACTGCCAAGACCCGAACAACGCGCACTTCACGCACCTGGAAGATGTGTATTTCACTTACCGGAAAATTGTCTGGACCCACGAGGTGTCCGGCACCTCGGGCTCCGATGATTGGCGCAGCCCGGTAGCCGGCTAA
- the tssA gene encoding type VI secretion system protein TssA, with translation MVYSDRLSDYYLELAQASCSKASYAGADMRFSTEYEALETELGKAHSIHGNSQPDWQWVVEKSETLLRHHSKDLRVAVWLTWALHQRESFPGLLAGLGLLRYLCEHHWAVVYPGKLRTRSAAFGWMVPRLDQVLAQNFSIKDQRPLFHCMLEHLARLDELWTEHLCEEAPLLLPIRRQLADRLQQATQSDPASGNTVGVIAQIKQVAAQLLAPEPVVDNEKDAHKLLRTLQENARPLSAWWQRQNATDLRALRLNRTLTWLAITRLPDCDNEQVTPLRGPTPEKLKRYQERFAQGQFADLLLELEASLACAPFWFDGLHRAWECLQALQADLAMNELEVHFALLLQRLPGLVQLRFHDGTPFADSATRGWINTQVVRHLHSPAPAKSALDAQAAPWDEALQDVMPMLRKEGFKAAVRSLKQGMQTATGDRARFHWRLGLARLCVLAGKHDLAKVQLDHLDHELHHSGLQRWEPELAVEVLQLLYGCCDVLPQNHAVRERKEDVHRRLCHFDLEAVLE, from the coding sequence ATGGTTTATTCAGACAGGCTTTCCGATTATTACTTGGAACTTGCACAGGCCTCATGCTCGAAAGCAAGTTATGCGGGCGCTGATATGCGTTTTTCTACTGAATATGAAGCGCTTGAAACCGAGCTGGGCAAAGCGCACTCCATACATGGTAACAGTCAGCCTGACTGGCAATGGGTTGTGGAAAAAAGCGAGACTCTTTTACGCCACCACTCCAAGGACTTGCGGGTTGCTGTCTGGTTGACCTGGGCATTGCATCAGCGCGAATCCTTCCCCGGGTTGCTCGCAGGCCTCGGCCTGTTGCGCTACCTCTGCGAGCATCATTGGGCGGTCGTGTATCCGGGCAAGCTACGGACCCGAAGTGCCGCATTCGGCTGGATGGTCCCACGCCTCGATCAGGTGCTTGCACAGAACTTTTCGATCAAGGACCAGCGGCCCTTGTTCCATTGCATGCTCGAGCACCTGGCCCGCCTGGATGAGCTGTGGACCGAGCACCTGTGCGAAGAAGCGCCCTTGTTGCTGCCGATTCGCCGGCAGTTGGCGGACAGGTTGCAGCAGGCGACTCAAAGCGATCCTGCATCCGGCAATACCGTGGGGGTGATCGCCCAGATCAAGCAGGTGGCAGCTCAATTGCTGGCGCCCGAGCCGGTGGTGGATAACGAAAAGGATGCCCACAAACTGCTGCGCACACTGCAGGAGAATGCCCGGCCCTTGTCTGCCTGGTGGCAGCGCCAGAATGCCACCGACCTGCGGGCGCTGCGCCTGAACCGAACGTTGACCTGGCTGGCTATCACTCGCCTCCCGGACTGTGACAACGAACAGGTCACGCCTTTGCGAGGCCCGACGCCGGAGAAACTCAAGCGTTACCAGGAGCGCTTTGCCCAAGGGCAATTCGCCGACCTGTTACTGGAGCTGGAGGCCAGCCTGGCCTGTGCACCTTTCTGGTTTGACGGTTTGCACAGGGCTTGGGAGTGCCTGCAGGCGCTGCAGGCCGATCTGGCAATGAACGAGCTGGAGGTGCACTTCGCCCTGCTGCTCCAGCGTTTGCCCGGGCTTGTCCAGCTGCGCTTCCATGATGGAACGCCGTTTGCTGATTCCGCCACGCGCGGCTGGATCAACACCCAGGTTGTCCGCCATCTGCATTCCCCGGCACCGGCCAAGTCTGCGCTTGATGCCCAGGCTGCGCCTTGGGACGAGGCATTGCAGGACGTTATGCCCATGCTGCGCAAGGAGGGCTTCAAGGCCGCCGTGCGATCCCTCAAGCAAGGCATGCAAACCGCGACGGGTGATCGTGCCCGGTTTCATTGGCGGCTTGGCCTGGCCAGGTTGTGTGTGCTGGCGGGCAAGCATGACCTTGCCAAAGTCCAACTCGACCATCTGGACCACGAACTGCATCACTCGGGATTGCAACGCTGGGAGCCCGAGCTGGCGGTTGAAGTGCTGCAACTCTTGTACGGCTGTTGTGACGTCCTGCCACAAAATCATGCCGTGCGTGAGCGCAAGGAAGATGTCCATCGCAGGCTGTGCCACTTCGATCTTGAAGCGGTACTTGAATAG
- the tssB gene encoding type VI secretion system contractile sheath small subunit — MAKEGSVAPKERINITFKPAVGTAQEEVELPLKLLVLGDFTQREDLRKLEDRKPVGIDRNSLDEVLAKQALNLTISVPNRLQDSTELDELAIQVRINSMKDFNPAQLVEQIPELKKLMELRDALVALKGPLGNTPSFRKAIENALADDESRARVLAELGLGSPAV, encoded by the coding sequence ATGGCCAAAGAAGGTTCGGTAGCCCCCAAGGAACGTATCAATATCACGTTCAAACCTGCCGTCGGCACTGCGCAGGAGGAAGTCGAGCTGCCGTTGAAACTGTTGGTGCTTGGCGACTTCACTCAGCGTGAAGACCTGCGCAAGCTCGAAGACCGCAAGCCCGTGGGCATCGACAGGAACAGCCTCGATGAGGTACTGGCCAAGCAGGCGTTGAACTTGACCATAAGCGTCCCCAACCGGCTCCAGGACTCTACCGAACTCGATGAGCTGGCCATTCAGGTCAGGATCAATTCGATGAAGGACTTCAACCCCGCGCAGTTGGTTGAGCAAATACCCGAGCTGAAAAAACTCATGGAGCTACGTGATGCCCTTGTGGCGCTCAAGGGGCCGCTGGGCAACACGCCGAGCTTTCGCAAAGCCATTGAAAACGCCCTCGCCGATGACGAATCCCGCGCCCGGGTATTGGCTGAATTGGGGCTGGGCAGCCCTGCCGTATGA
- the tssC gene encoding type VI secretion system contractile sheath large subunit, with translation MTTRQSPLHVPSADEYSILDNIIAQTRLSADDEAYGIAKRGVAAFIEELIKPQNKDEPVKKRLVDRMIAEIDARLSQQMDEILHHPEFQSLEASWRGLQLLVERTDFRENIKIEMLSVSRQDLLDDFEDSPEVTQSGLYKHIYSAEYGQFGGQPVGAIIANYFLSPSAPDVRLMQYASSVACMAHAPFIAAAGPGFFGLESFTGLPDLKDLKDHFEGPQFAKWQSFRQSEDARYIGLTLPRFLLRTPYDPIDCPVKTFAYQEDVANSHEHYLWGNTAYAFATRLTDSFARFRWCPNIIGPQSGGAVEDLPLHHFHSMGEIETKIPTEVLVSDRREYELAQEGFIALTMRKGSDNAAFFSASSVQKPKSFGISAEGKAAELNYRLGTQLPYMMIVNRLAHYLKVLQREQLGSWKERTDLELELNRWIRQYVADQDNPSAEVRGRRPLRAARIVVSDVDGEPGWYRVNLSVRPHFKYMGADFTLSLVGKLDKE, from the coding sequence ATGACTACTCGCCAAAGCCCGTTGCATGTTCCATCAGCGGATGAATACAGCATTCTCGATAACATCATTGCCCAGACCCGCCTCAGCGCAGACGATGAGGCCTACGGCATCGCAAAACGCGGAGTCGCGGCATTCATCGAGGAACTGATCAAGCCGCAAAACAAGGACGAGCCAGTCAAAAAACGCCTGGTTGACCGGATGATTGCCGAGATTGATGCGCGGCTCAGCCAGCAAATGGATGAAATTCTTCATCATCCTGAATTCCAGTCGCTGGAGGCATCTTGGCGCGGCTTGCAATTGCTGGTTGAGCGCACCGACTTTCGTGAAAACATCAAGATCGAGATGCTGAGCGTGTCCCGGCAAGACTTGCTGGACGACTTCGAAGACTCACCGGAGGTGACTCAGTCCGGGCTTTACAAACACATCTACAGTGCCGAATACGGCCAGTTCGGCGGCCAGCCGGTAGGCGCAATCATCGCCAATTATTTCCTTTCCCCCAGTGCACCAGATGTCAGGCTGATGCAGTACGCTTCCAGCGTGGCCTGCATGGCCCACGCGCCGTTCATTGCGGCGGCGGGCCCAGGATTCTTTGGCCTGGAAAGCTTCACGGGCCTGCCAGACTTGAAAGACCTGAAAGACCATTTCGAGGGGCCGCAGTTTGCCAAATGGCAGAGCTTTCGCCAGAGCGAGGATGCCCGTTACATCGGCCTTACGCTGCCGCGTTTCCTGCTGCGTACCCCGTACGACCCGATTGATTGTCCGGTCAAGACTTTCGCCTATCAGGAAGACGTTGCCAACAGCCACGAGCACTATTTGTGGGGAAACACAGCGTATGCGTTTGCTACCCGCTTGACCGACAGCTTCGCCCGTTTTCGCTGGTGCCCGAACATTATCGGCCCGCAAAGTGGCGGCGCGGTGGAAGACTTGCCGCTGCATCACTTCCACAGCATGGGCGAGATCGAAACCAAGATTCCCACCGAAGTACTGGTGTCCGATCGACGTGAATACGAACTGGCGCAAGAGGGCTTCATTGCCCTGACCATGCGCAAGGGCAGTGACAATGCAGCGTTCTTTTCCGCCAGTTCGGTTCAGAAACCCAAGTCGTTTGGAATCAGCGCCGAAGGCAAGGCTGCCGAGCTGAACTACCGGCTGGGCACCCAACTGCCTTACATGATGATCGTCAATCGCCTGGCTCACTACCTCAAGGTACTGCAGCGTGAACAGTTGGGGTCGTGGAAAGAACGCACCGACCTGGAACTGGAACTCAACAGGTGGATTCGCCAATACGTGGCCGACCAGGATAACCCCAGCGCCGAAGTGCGTGGTCGGCGCCCGCTTAGGGCCGCACGCATTGTGGTCAGTGATGTCGACGGGGAGCCCGGCTGGTACCGCGTCAACCTGAGTGTTCGCCCGCATTTCAAGTACATGGGGGCAGACTTCACCCTGTCTCTTGTCGGCAAGCTCGATAAAGAATGA
- the tssE gene encoding type VI secretion system baseplate subunit TssE, whose amino-acid sequence MSRGHVTTQNLSLFERLESGVGRSQQGCVVESVANHLAKMLSTRVGSVQTLPDYGLPDLNDMRLSLHDSLSQARFLIERFIQAYEPRLKDVCVKALPGSHDPLALAFSIEGEMQVDGLTQAVAFCASLAHGAQVEVKPNVV is encoded by the coding sequence ATGAGCCGAGGCCACGTGACTACCCAAAATCTCAGCCTGTTCGAACGCCTGGAGTCCGGCGTGGGACGTAGCCAGCAGGGCTGCGTCGTGGAGTCCGTGGCCAACCACCTGGCGAAAATGCTCAGTACCCGTGTGGGCAGCGTGCAAACGCTACCGGATTACGGGTTGCCGGACCTGAACGACATGCGCCTGAGCCTGCATGACTCGTTGAGCCAGGCGCGGTTCCTGATCGAGCGCTTTATCCAGGCCTATGAACCACGCCTAAAGGATGTATGTGTCAAGGCATTGCCCGGCAGTCATGACCCGCTGGCCCTGGCTTTTTCCATCGAGGGCGAAATGCAAGTCGATGGCCTGACGCAAGCGGTGGCCTTCTGCGCAAGCCTGGCTCACGGCGCACAGGTTGAGGTCAAACCCAATGTCGTTTAA